Proteins from a single region of Pseudodesulfovibrio portus:
- a CDS encoding ABC transporter permease produces the protein MKKRTLKRISPWARYSLFGLGALIVGVMSLGAVLAPFIAPFDPNAINVDALLLPPGATHLMGTDALGRDVFSRILYGGRVSLWVGFVAVGIATSIGLVLGLVAGYFGRVVDEIIMRGVDVMLCFPSFFLILAVIAFLEPSLTNIMVVIGLTGWMGVARLVRAETLSIRERDYVLAARAAGAGPMRIIFRHIMPNAIAPVLVSATLGIAGAILTESSLSFLGLGVQPPDASWGNILMEGKEVLGIAWWLSVFPGVAILLTVLGYNLLGESLRDLLDPRLKQ, from the coding sequence ATGAAAAAACGGACCCTGAAACGGATTTCCCCCTGGGCGCGATACAGCCTGTTCGGGCTGGGCGCGCTCATCGTGGGCGTCATGTCGCTCGGCGCGGTGCTCGCTCCCTTCATCGCCCCGTTCGACCCCAACGCCATCAATGTGGACGCCCTGCTCCTGCCCCCGGGCGCAACCCACCTCATGGGCACCGACGCGCTGGGCCGCGACGTGTTCTCGCGCATTCTCTACGGCGGCCGCGTGTCGCTGTGGGTGGGCTTCGTGGCCGTGGGCATCGCCACCTCCATCGGCCTGGTCCTCGGCCTGGTGGCGGGCTACTTCGGGCGCGTGGTGGACGAAATCATCATGCGCGGCGTGGACGTCATGCTCTGCTTTCCGTCGTTCTTCCTGATCCTGGCGGTCATCGCCTTCCTGGAGCCGAGCCTGACCAACATCATGGTCGTCATCGGCCTGACCGGCTGGATGGGCGTGGCCCGGCTGGTGCGCGCCGAGACCCTCTCCATCCGCGAGCGCGACTACGTGCTGGCCGCTCGCGCCGCAGGGGCCGGGCCCATGCGCATCATCTTCCGCCACATCATGCCCAACGCCATCGCCCCGGTGCTCGTGTCCGCGACCCTGGGCATCGCCGGGGCCATCCTGACCGAGTCCTCGCTCTCCTTCCTCGGCCTGGGCGTCCAGCCGCCCGACGCCTCCTGGGGCAACATCCTGATGGAAGGCAAGGAAGTGCTGGGCATCGCCTGGTGGCTGTCGGTCTTCCCGGGCGTGGCCATCCTGCTCACCGTTCTCGGCTACAACCTGCTCGGCGAGTCCCTGCGCGACCTGCTCGACCCGAGGCTCAAGCAGTGA
- a CDS encoding ATP-binding protein, giving the protein MIELERIQTQLKVVARVVSCELDRVKDALVYLAHHSLELFRVIPRDPEAVRAWLASEGFGVGEDGFFLSLPDLAAHRSGTLHADALSYSWPGDIRDDQDAAYRLFCHKDMGPMLMALCERLPGTVWVYYQDVTNTALQYPYIDQITAITPDFQWRDYHTYASVEPEVNPERSIRWSPPHIDYAGQGLIVAASIPVYVRDEFIGLWSIDLKVDSLVRPSILTPTRKSQLTCVVQADGTVISCSHGVLSEDMEKGEICLTPFRNIHEAFNGLDLHALHTQGTGHQTVEAGEDEYQIYWVTLQCMDWICITVLSRDNLLDAARGQFREAFESLGKGRLGSSIGIEKLPLEMLEMGEAYNEMVGKLERAREHLLRQKAELAREKANAEAANEAKTVFLANMSHELRTPLNGIVGMHQLLLGTSLDREQGEYVDMAVQSAKRLTSLLGDILDLTRVETGMIRLTEAAFSLRETLQFTRQLFAPSCQQKGIGLEVNVHDAIPDNLTGDAVRLQQIVNNLVGNAVKFTDQGSVRLEAYPLSGAGPDESRILFSVSDTGIGMEEDDIERLFEPFIQADHGYGRSHQGAGLGLAIVRQLVGLMGGSVSAASTPGGGTTFHFCLPFGVREGVEADRVRVPTVCPVDRHSPILLVEDDAVNRLSVKRLLSRAGYRIDAVENGAEALRAVTDKSYAMVLMDIQMPVMDGVEATRAIRSGRAGGHNARIPIVALTAYALSGDRDNFFEAGVDDYVVKPVAVDRLMEVVGKWLRV; this is encoded by the coding sequence GTGATTGAACTTGAAAGGATACAGACGCAACTCAAGGTCGTCGCCCGGGTCGTTTCCTGTGAATTGGACCGGGTCAAGGACGCCCTGGTCTATCTTGCGCACCATTCCCTGGAGTTGTTTCGCGTCATCCCGCGTGATCCCGAAGCGGTCCGCGCCTGGCTGGCGTCCGAAGGATTCGGCGTGGGGGAGGACGGATTTTTCCTCAGCCTGCCCGATCTCGCTGCGCACAGGAGCGGGACCCTGCACGCGGACGCGTTGAGCTATTCCTGGCCGGGGGACATCCGCGACGACCAGGACGCGGCTTACCGGCTGTTTTGCCACAAGGACATGGGACCCATGCTCATGGCCCTGTGCGAGCGGCTTCCGGGCACGGTCTGGGTCTACTATCAGGACGTCACCAACACGGCTCTGCAATATCCCTACATCGACCAGATCACGGCCATCACCCCGGATTTTCAGTGGCGGGATTACCATACCTACGCCTCGGTCGAGCCGGAGGTGAATCCGGAACGATCCATCCGCTGGTCCCCGCCGCACATCGATTATGCGGGCCAGGGACTGATAGTGGCCGCCTCCATTCCCGTCTACGTCCGGGACGAGTTCATAGGCCTGTGGTCCATCGATTTGAAGGTCGACAGCCTGGTCCGTCCGTCCATCCTGACCCCGACGAGAAAATCGCAACTGACCTGCGTGGTCCAGGCCGACGGCACGGTCATATCCTGCAGCCACGGCGTCCTGTCCGAGGACATGGAAAAGGGCGAGATATGTTTGACCCCGTTCAGGAACATCCACGAGGCGTTCAACGGGCTCGACCTGCATGCCCTGCACACGCAGGGAACCGGGCACCAGACGGTCGAGGCCGGGGAAGACGAGTACCAGATTTACTGGGTGACCCTGCAATGCATGGACTGGATATGCATCACGGTATTGAGCCGGGACAACCTCCTTGACGCGGCCAGGGGACAGTTCCGCGAGGCGTTCGAAAGCCTGGGCAAGGGCCGGCTCGGTTCCTCCATAGGCATCGAGAAGCTGCCCCTGGAGATGCTGGAGATGGGAGAGGCCTACAACGAAATGGTGGGCAAGCTGGAACGGGCCCGCGAGCATCTGCTGCGGCAGAAAGCCGAACTTGCCCGGGAAAAGGCCAATGCCGAGGCCGCCAACGAGGCCAAGACGGTTTTCCTGGCCAACATGAGTCATGAGCTGAGGACGCCCCTGAACGGCATCGTGGGTATGCACCAGTTGCTTTTGGGCACGTCCCTGGACCGGGAGCAGGGGGAATACGTGGACATGGCCGTGCAGTCCGCAAAGCGGCTGACGTCGCTGCTCGGTGACATCCTCGACCTGACCCGGGTCGAAACCGGCATGATCAGGCTGACGGAAGCCGCCTTCAGCCTGAGGGAAACGCTGCAGTTCACCAGGCAGCTGTTTGCCCCGTCCTGCCAGCAGAAGGGCATCGGTCTTGAGGTGAATGTTCATGACGCCATCCCCGACAACCTGACCGGCGATGCGGTGCGGCTCCAGCAGATCGTCAACAACCTGGTGGGCAACGCGGTCAAGTTCACGGATCAGGGAAGCGTCCGGCTCGAGGCATACCCGTTGTCCGGCGCAGGCCCGGACGAGTCCCGGATTCTGTTCTCCGTGTCCGATACCGGCATCGGCATGGAGGAGGACGACATCGAGCGGCTTTTCGAGCCGTTCATACAGGCGGACCACGGGTACGGGCGTTCCCATCAGGGCGCGGGGCTGGGGCTGGCCATCGTGCGGCAACTGGTGGGCCTGATGGGCGGCAGCGTGTCTGCCGCGAGCACGCCCGGGGGCGGCACGACCTTTCATTTCTGCCTGCCGTTCGGGGTTCGGGAGGGCGTCGAGGCGGACCGGGTCCGGGTGCCGACCGTCTGCCCCGTCGACAGGCATAGCCCGATCCTGCTGGTGGAGGATGACGCGGTCAACCGGTTGTCCGTGAAGCGGCTCCTGAGCCGGGCGGGCTATCGCATCGATGCGGTCGAAAACGGGGCCGAGGCGCTCCGGGCCGTGACCGACAAAAGTTACGCCATGGTGCTGATGGACATCCAGATGCCGGTCATGGACGGCGTGGAAGCCACCCGGGCCATCCGTTCGGGTCGGGCGGGCGGGCACAACGCGCGCATCCCCATAGTGGCCCTGACCGCCTATGCCCTGTCCGGGGACAGGGACAATTTTTTCGAGGCCGGGGTAGACGACTACGTGGTCAAGCCGGTGGCCGTGGACCGGTTGATGGAGGTCGTCGGCAAGTGGCTGCGGGTCTGA
- a CDS encoding GNAT family N-acetyltransferase, whose protein sequence is MSQGIRLAFDSEGVDWAEAASIFERAPLGTREPDKFERTCRNSDLVCFAWDGDVLVGLARALSDGEVQSVIYDLCTLPEYQGRGLGTRIMEAMMEKLGTPNVVLWSVPGKEGFYARLGFKPMLTAMARMEDPEASAARGYIRL, encoded by the coding sequence ATGAGCCAAGGCATACGGCTGGCCTTCGACAGCGAGGGTGTGGACTGGGCCGAGGCCGCATCGATCTTCGAGCGCGCCCCGCTCGGCACGCGCGAGCCTGACAAATTCGAGCGCACCTGCCGCAACAGTGATTTGGTCTGCTTCGCCTGGGACGGCGACGTCCTGGTCGGATTGGCCCGCGCCCTGTCGGACGGCGAGGTGCAGTCGGTCATCTACGACCTGTGCACGCTGCCCGAGTACCAGGGCCGGGGCCTCGGCACCCGGATAATGGAGGCAATGATGGAGAAGCTGGGCACGCCCAATGTGGTCCTGTGGTCTGTGCCCGGGAAAGAAGGCTTTTACGCCAGGCTCGGCTTCAAGCCCATGCTCACCGCCATGGCGCGGATGGAAGACCCGGAGGCGTCCGCAGCCCGGGGTTACATTCGTCTGTAG
- a CDS encoding ABC transporter permease codes for MAQVLKRILIKLLWVGVVFLGITVISFWVIHLAPGSPTDLQTTLNPEAGLEARAQLEELYGLDQPIHIQYVNWLQRLVKLDFGQSMSGDHRPVWDKIRERLPLTFGMNVASMLLTLLIAVPIGVAAAWWRGGAFDKISTVIVFIGFAMPGFWLALLLMLWLGIAWPILPISGLTSMGFDAMSPLEKAWDVIRHLILPVFIYTSGSWAGMSRFMRSSMLEVLRQDYIMTARAKGLSSRVVLFKHALRNALMPVITILGLSVPALIGGSVIIESIFALPGLGQLFYQAVMARDYPLIMGSLVLGAVLTLIGNLLADVGYGLADPRIRVGQGRDR; via the coding sequence ATGGCCCAAGTACTGAAACGAATCCTGATCAAGCTGTTATGGGTGGGCGTGGTGTTTCTCGGCATCACGGTCATCAGCTTCTGGGTCATCCATCTGGCTCCCGGCTCGCCCACGGACTTGCAGACCACGCTCAACCCCGAGGCCGGACTGGAGGCGCGCGCCCAGCTCGAAGAGCTCTACGGGCTGGACCAGCCCATCCACATCCAATACGTCAACTGGCTGCAAAGATTGGTCAAGCTGGACTTCGGCCAGTCCATGTCCGGCGACCACCGGCCCGTGTGGGACAAAATCAGGGAGCGGCTGCCGCTGACCTTCGGCATGAACGTGGCCTCCATGCTCCTGACGCTTTTGATCGCCGTGCCCATCGGCGTGGCCGCAGCCTGGTGGCGGGGCGGGGCCTTTGACAAGATTTCCACGGTCATCGTGTTCATCGGATTCGCCATGCCCGGTTTCTGGCTGGCGCTGCTGCTCATGCTCTGGCTGGGCATCGCCTGGCCCATCCTGCCCATCTCCGGCCTGACCTCCATGGGTTTCGACGCCATGTCGCCGCTGGAAAAGGCGTGGGACGTGATCAGGCACCTGATCCTGCCGGTGTTCATCTACACCTCGGGTTCCTGGGCGGGCATGTCCCGGTTCATGCGTTCCTCCATGCTCGAGGTGCTGCGCCAGGACTACATCATGACCGCCCGCGCCAAGGGGCTCTCCAGCCGCGTGGTGCTGTTCAAGCACGCCCTGCGCAACGCGCTCATGCCGGTCATAACCATCCTCGGCCTGTCCGTCCCGGCCCTCATCGGCGGGTCCGTGATCATCGAATCCATCTTCGCCCTGCCCGGCCTGGGCCAGCTCTTCTACCAGGCGGTCATGGCCCGCGACTACCCGCTGATCATGGGCAGCCTGGTGCTGGGCGCGGTCCTGACGCTCATCGGCAACCTGCTGGCCGACGTGGGCTACGGGCTGGCCGATCCGCGCATCCGCGTGGGCCAGGGGAGGGACCGATGA
- a CDS encoding DNA repair protein RecN: MLELLRIRNLALIEDVELEFAPGLNALTGETGAGKSFIMRAVDFLMGERMDRNLVRPGTDKATVEALFVLPEGETVIRRELSAETGRSRVYVNDVLSSQPTIRDMGSKLVIHTSQHGQQRLLSPAFQAEILDSFLPDRSLVIARNEQLAVLTDVLDRKQRLLERFEDIEKQRDFLEFQKKEIEALDPQPGEENELEERKKVLKDRERAGECLQNALNILHGEVGLLDAMTLLTREMEIIARLFPGFEEDREAIEELRMRLHDMDSRLRRGPEGLGDDDTMSLDDIEERLFELAKLKRKLRRGLDEIVEMKAEIDESLSFLDACALDVKALNREEDAAATELKAVLAKLNAARKKAARELSIRIVDELLDLGFSEHVKVHFEFDARELYPGCDDMRGRLMWVPNPGQPAQPLHKIASGGELSRFLLALVSMRGNNQADHDTLPSLIFDEVDAGIGGLTLNSVGDKLRTLADRQQMLLITHWPQLAGKADRHFLILKEVIDDATYTKCERLEADDIKNELSRMAGGGEQGAALAAKLVK, translated from the coding sequence ATGCTGGAATTGTTGCGCATCCGAAATCTTGCGCTGATCGAAGACGTGGAGTTGGAGTTTGCTCCTGGCCTGAACGCCCTGACCGGCGAGACCGGCGCGGGCAAGTCGTTCATCATGCGCGCCGTCGACTTTCTCATGGGCGAACGCATGGACCGGAACCTGGTCCGACCCGGAACGGACAAGGCCACCGTTGAGGCGCTGTTCGTGCTGCCCGAGGGCGAGACCGTCATCCGCCGCGAACTGTCCGCCGAGACCGGGCGCAGCCGGGTGTACGTCAACGACGTGCTCTCGTCCCAGCCCACCATCCGGGACATGGGCAGCAAGCTGGTGATCCACACCTCCCAGCACGGCCAGCAGCGGCTGCTCTCCCCGGCCTTCCAGGCGGAAATCCTGGACTCCTTCCTGCCCGACCGGTCCCTGGTCATCGCCCGCAACGAACAGCTCGCCGTGCTCACCGACGTGCTGGACCGCAAGCAGCGGCTCCTGGAGCGGTTCGAGGACATCGAGAAGCAACGCGACTTCCTGGAATTCCAGAAAAAGGAAATCGAGGCCCTGGACCCGCAGCCCGGCGAGGAAAACGAGTTGGAAGAACGCAAGAAGGTGCTCAAGGACCGGGAACGGGCGGGCGAATGCCTGCAAAACGCCCTGAACATCCTGCACGGCGAGGTCGGCCTGCTGGACGCCATGACCCTGCTCACCCGCGAGATGGAAATCATCGCCCGGCTCTTCCCCGGCTTCGAAGAGGACCGCGAGGCCATCGAGGAACTGCGCATGCGGCTGCACGACATGGACTCCCGGCTGCGGCGCGGACCGGAGGGTCTCGGCGACGACGACACCATGTCCCTCGACGACATCGAGGAGCGGTTGTTCGAGCTGGCCAAGCTCAAGCGCAAACTCCGGCGCGGCCTGGACGAGATCGTCGAGATGAAGGCCGAGATCGACGAGAGCCTGTCGTTTCTGGACGCCTGCGCCCTGGACGTCAAGGCCCTGAACCGCGAGGAGGACGCCGCGGCGACCGAATTGAAAGCGGTCCTGGCCAAGCTCAACGCGGCCCGCAAGAAGGCGGCCAGGGAACTGTCCATCCGCATCGTTGACGAGCTGCTGGACCTCGGCTTTTCCGAGCACGTCAAGGTGCACTTCGAATTCGACGCCCGCGAGCTCTACCCCGGCTGCGACGACATGCGCGGCCGCCTCATGTGGGTGCCCAACCCGGGCCAGCCCGCCCAGCCCCTGCACAAGATCGCGTCAGGCGGCGAGCTGTCCCGCTTCCTGCTCGCCCTGGTCTCCATGCGCGGCAACAACCAGGCCGATCACGACACCCTGCCCTCGCTCATCTTCGACGAGGTGGACGCGGGCATCGGCGGCCTGACGCTCAACTCCGTGGGCGACAAGCTGCGCACCCTGGCCGACCGCCAGCAGATGCTGCTCATCACCCACTGGCCGCAATTGGCGGGCAAGGCCGACCGCCACTTCCTCATCCTCAAGGAAGTGATCGACGACGCGACCTACACCAAATGCGAACGGCTGGAAGCCGACGATATCAAAAACGAGCTCTCAAGAATGGCGGGCGGCGGCGAACAGGGCGCGGCCCTGGCCGCGAAATTGGTGAAATAA
- a CDS encoding acyl-[acyl-carrier-protein] thioesterase: MTTNPDLTFEHAYNIRSYEPRTDGRVSIASVCNQLQDIASRHADSLGFGFDDLQQSGHFWILARLHLMMDRLPGYGEQARILTWPSGNERLVALRDFLVHDADGIVGRATTSWVTLNAETHRPDKPDTVLDRRFIPERDRALEFPSKSVTRLKEGEHSVQITARRADIDINGHVNNVKYVEFCLEAVPQTWTDSHRCLGLDIQFRTESFAGDSYAAACSPAEPENGMDTFLHSLIRTSDNREIVRMKTWWRKS, from the coding sequence ATGACAACTAATCCTGATCTGACATTCGAACACGCCTACAATATCCGCTCCTACGAACCGCGCACCGACGGGCGCGTCTCCATCGCCTCGGTATGCAACCAGTTGCAGGACATCGCCTCGCGCCACGCCGATTCCCTCGGCTTCGGCTTCGACGACCTGCAGCAAAGCGGCCACTTCTGGATACTGGCCCGGCTGCATCTGATGATGGACCGGCTGCCCGGCTACGGCGAACAGGCGCGCATCCTGACCTGGCCCTCGGGCAACGAGCGGCTGGTCGCCCTGCGCGACTTCCTGGTCCATGACGCCGACGGGATCGTGGGCCGCGCCACCACCTCCTGGGTGACCCTGAACGCCGAGACCCACCGCCCGGACAAGCCGGACACCGTGCTCGACCGCCGGTTCATCCCGGAGCGCGACCGCGCCCTGGAGTTCCCCTCCAAGTCCGTGACCCGGCTCAAGGAGGGCGAGCACTCCGTGCAAATCACCGCCCGCCGGGCCGACATTGACATCAACGGGCACGTGAACAACGTGAAATACGTGGAGTTCTGCCTGGAGGCGGTGCCGCAGACCTGGACCGACAGCCACCGCTGCCTGGGGCTGGACATCCAGTTCCGCACCGAGTCCTTTGCCGGAGATTCCTACGCGGCGGCCTGCTCGCCTGCGGAACCGGAAAACGGTATGGACACCTTCCTGCATTCCCTGATCCGGACCTCGGACAACCGGGAGATCGTGCGCATGAAGACGTGGTGGAGAAAGTCATGA
- a CDS encoding tyrosine-type recombinase/integrase, translating to MCKSLGIEDFHFHDNRHTYCSNIIMADGTLKHAKEMIGHKTLRMADRYSHLEAARENVIQDNLAAHYEDQKVSVSEKRNT from the coding sequence GTGTGCAAGTCTCTCGGCATCGAGGATTTCCACTTCCACGACAACAGGCACACCTACTGCTCAAACATCATCATGGCAGACGGCACACTCAAGCATGCCAAGGAGATGATCGGCCACAAGACGCTCCGCATGGCGGATCGGTATTCCCACCTTGAAGCGGCAAGAGAAAACGTCATACAGGACAATCTGGCCGCTCATTATGAAGATCAAAAAGTCAGTGTTTCGGAAAAAAGGAACACATAG
- a CDS encoding MarC family protein — MTSLFVSLYIKLFFLLTPFFVLSVFLSLTEGEEVAAQHRLAVRTTLAVLVISLVLYFAGNPIFATLGITLDGFRVGAGSLLFLSAVSLVSGKRQRPEPDDDADVAVVPLAIPITVGPATIGTLLILGAELGTTSQRMIGAGSLVAACLTVGIMLFSASAVKKVIGSMGLSVLTKVTGLVLSAMAAQIVFTGVRNFMA; from the coding sequence ATGACCTCACTCTTCGTCTCTCTGTACATAAAACTGTTCTTCCTGCTGACGCCGTTCTTCGTGCTGTCCGTGTTCCTGTCCCTGACCGAAGGCGAGGAGGTGGCGGCGCAGCACAGGCTGGCGGTCCGCACGACCCTGGCCGTGCTGGTCATCTCCCTGGTGCTCTATTTCGCGGGCAACCCGATCTTCGCCACGCTGGGAATCACCCTGGACGGGTTCCGGGTGGGCGCAGGCAGCCTGCTGTTCCTGTCCGCCGTGTCGCTGGTGTCGGGCAAGCGGCAGCGGCCCGAGCCCGACGATGACGCGGACGTGGCCGTGGTGCCGCTGGCCATCCCCATCACCGTAGGTCCGGCGACCATCGGTACCCTGCTCATCCTGGGCGCGGAGCTGGGCACCACTTCCCAGCGCATGATCGGCGCGGGCTCGCTGGTCGCGGCCTGCCTGACCGTGGGAATCATGCTCTTCTCGGCGTCGGCCGTGAAAAAGGTCATCGGCTCCATGGGCTTGTCCGTGCTGACCAAGGTCACCGGCCTGGTCCTGTCGGCCATGGCCGCCCAGATCGTGTTCACCGGAGTGCGCAATTTCATGGCCTGA
- a CDS encoding HD-GYP domain-containing protein: MDTAQTKKYHKAEERLSKDRQAEVAGFAAESLLFLLREDYRIYASHLSKKLGLILTEDDFTPQEVAQIFFIAFRDRVEDFFGNPTEGPFKAMAKDVSILAEYVWADPGRVEYLTATIHKEYSLTTHSVNTMFVGLALFTLVTAGKFRQADLVDVALGLLLHDVGMIQVPRFVLDRAGYLVQRDRTSIENHVEAGESMMMRLRIQSQIILDCMRQHHERLDGSGYPNRRFKKDISLIGKVCAVADSFCAMVCERPFREPKDIPKAVVTLAKDTAKYEPVLTKLLAVLMIQGGKLRTEMTVVE, encoded by the coding sequence ATGGACACCGCCCAGACCAAGAAATACCACAAGGCCGAGGAACGGTTGTCCAAGGACCGGCAGGCGGAAGTGGCCGGTTTCGCTGCGGAGAGCCTGTTGTTTCTTCTGCGCGAGGACTACCGCATCTACGCCAGCCACCTCAGCAAGAAGCTCGGCCTCATCCTGACCGAGGACGACTTCACTCCCCAGGAAGTGGCGCAGATATTCTTCATCGCCTTCCGCGACCGGGTGGAGGACTTTTTCGGCAATCCCACCGAGGGGCCGTTCAAGGCCATGGCCAAGGACGTGTCCATCCTGGCCGAGTACGTGTGGGCCGATCCGGGCAGGGTGGAGTACCTGACCGCCACCATCCACAAGGAATACAGCCTGACCACCCACTCGGTGAACACCATGTTCGTGGGATTGGCCCTGTTCACTCTGGTCACTGCCGGGAAGTTCAGGCAGGCGGACCTGGTCGACGTGGCTCTGGGGTTGCTGCTGCACGATGTCGGCATGATCCAGGTGCCCCGGTTCGTCCTGGACCGGGCCGGATACCTGGTGCAGCGGGACCGGACCTCCATCGAGAATCACGTGGAGGCGGGCGAGTCCATGATGATGCGGCTGCGCATCCAGTCCCAGATCATCCTCGACTGCATGCGCCAGCACCATGAGCGGTTGGACGGTTCCGGCTATCCCAACCGACGGTTCAAGAAGGATATTTCACTCATCGGGAAGGTCTGCGCGGTGGCCGACTCCTTCTGCGCCATGGTCTGCGAGCGTCCCTTCCGCGAACCCAAGGACATCCCCAAGGCCGTGGTCACCCTGGCCAAGGACACGGCGAAATACGAGCCAGTGCTGACCAAGCTGCTGGCCGTGCTGATGATCCAGGGCGGCAAGCTGCGCACCGAGATGACCGTGGTGGAATAG
- a CDS encoding alginate lyase family protein, translated as MIDCRPARPGGKTASRVTTPLLVLVFLAVLAAPALAGPVLPGTIVLSPQVLYETRQKILRRDPAVKPAYEQLLREADRALKSPVRSVADKPTIERGRDGLDYVSLSPYWWPDPEQRDGLPYLRRDGERNPEADSDAYDRKRMARMAADVETLALAHYLGSNELYAIKAAAMLRAWFIDRTTRMNPHMEHAQVRPGTADGSPTGIIETRDLIRVADAARLLEPSRAWTRVDARKLSEWFAAYTDWLMHSDKGREEARAENNHGTWFDAQVAVFAVFSGDVQLARAVVGTAERRRIVRQILPGGSMPRELKRTRSRHYTFFNLEAFAVLAAVGEGLHIDLWNWRDTVGSSIREALDFAAPYLDPEKEWPHGPTGEFRPEEHIRLLRRATLVFKDEKYLDFLKDLPPKTVETHRSTLCH; from the coding sequence GTGATCGACTGCCGTCCGGCCCGGCCCGGAGGCAAAACGGCGAGTCGCGTCACAACACCGCTCCTCGTCCTCGTTTTCCTGGCCGTCCTGGCCGCTCCGGCCCTGGCGGGCCCCGTCCTGCCGGGCACCATCGTGCTTTCGCCGCAGGTCCTGTACGAAACCAGGCAGAAAATCCTACGCCGCGACCCGGCTGTAAAGCCCGCCTACGAGCAATTGCTCCGGGAAGCGGACCGCGCCCTGAAGTCGCCTGTCCGGTCGGTTGCCGACAAGCCCACAATCGAACGGGGCAGGGACGGACTCGACTATGTCTCCCTGTCGCCCTACTGGTGGCCCGACCCGGAACAACGGGACGGCCTGCCCTACCTGCGACGCGACGGCGAGCGCAATCCCGAGGCCGATTCCGACGCCTATGACCGTAAACGCATGGCCCGCATGGCCGCAGACGTGGAGACCCTGGCCCTGGCCCACTACCTCGGCAGCAACGAACTCTACGCCATCAAGGCCGCCGCCATGCTCCGCGCCTGGTTCATCGACCGGACCACGCGCATGAACCCGCACATGGAGCACGCCCAGGTACGCCCCGGCACGGCGGACGGGTCACCCACCGGCATCATCGAGACCCGCGACCTGATCCGTGTTGCGGACGCTGCCCGGCTCCTGGAGCCTTCCCGTGCCTGGACCAGGGTGGACGCCCGCAAGCTTTCGGAGTGGTTCGCGGCCTATACGGACTGGCTCATGCACAGCGACAAGGGACGCGAGGAGGCCCGGGCGGAAAACAACCACGGCACCTGGTTCGATGCCCAGGTCGCCGTGTTCGCCGTCTTCTCCGGCGACGTCCAGCTGGCCCGCGCCGTGGTCGGCACGGCGGAGCGCCGCCGCATCGTGCGCCAAATCCTGCCGGGCGGCTCCATGCCGCGCGAACTCAAGCGCACCCGGTCGCGCCACTACACCTTCTTCAACCTGGAAGCGTTCGCCGTGCTGGCGGCTGTGGGGGAAGGGCTCCACATCGACCTGTGGAACTGGCGGGACACGGTGGGGTCGTCCATACGCGAGGCCCTGGATTTCGCCGCCCCGTATCTGGACCCGGAAAAGGAGTGGCCCCACGGCCCCACCGGCGAGTTCCGCCCGGAAGAACATATCCGGCTCCTCCGCAGGGCGACCCTGGTGTTCAAAGACGAAAAGTATCTCGACTTCCTGAAGGACCTGCCGCCGAAAACCGTTGAAACCCACCGATCGACGCTCTGCCATTGA